From a single Nicotiana tomentosiformis chromosome 2, ASM39032v3, whole genome shotgun sequence genomic region:
- the LOC138904345 gene encoding uncharacterized protein, producing MEAITYGFLLIDHEFRRNTNAFMKKKTDFEEPPHVLSPEEIWNRVWDLPKATHMVVEAMKPFFHEPWNSCREIPYQIRLNMWFQFKHENLVNENFEKRAQNMIKDTHFVSRKGGSRYLWLREDIWNQLLEKWNTEEWKQRSENVKANRASSKGGSLHSGGSIRFAAHRLRLEKAHGGDVSHATVFEETHKKKKKDGTRESWVEPRASETYLRF from the exons atggaggCAATAACATATGGTTTCTTGCTAATTGATCATGAGTTTAGGAGAAATACTAATGCATTTATGAAGAAAAAAACTGATTTTGAGGAGCCACCGCATGTCTTATCGCCTGAAGAGATTTGGAACAGAGTTTGGGATCTACCGAAG GCCACACATATGGTTGTGGAAGCTATGAAGCCATTTTTTCATGAGCCGTGGAATTCCTGTAGAGAGATTCCATACCAAATCAGATTGAATATGTGGTTTCAATTTAAG CATGAAAATTTGGTGAATGAAAATTTCGAGAAGAGAGCTCAGAACATGATTAAAGATACTCACTTTGTTTCTCGGAAAGGTGGGAGCAGGTATTTGTGGTTGCGTGAAGATATATGGAATCAACTATTGGAGAAGTGGAATACCGAAGAATGGAAGCAGAGGAGTGAAAATGTGAAGGCAAACAGAGCCTCCAGTAAGGGTGGCTCGTTGCACAGTGGAGGTTCAATTCGTTTTGCGGCCCATCGATTGAGATTG GAAAAGGCACATGGGGGAGATGTGTCTCATGCTACCGTCTTTGAGGAGAcacataagaagaagaagaaggatggtacaagAGAATCATGGGTTGAACCGCGTGCGTCGGAGACATATCTAAGATTCTAA